A genome region from Acidobacteriota bacterium includes the following:
- a CDS encoding M28 family peptidase: MARNPATSVYRVLALTALLALLAWACQTSEPAETLSKESYSEYLRTLSGDEYEGRAPATPGGSKAAEYIRDKFQAFGLQPVNGDSFYQQVSLVGMTASSDLTLEIGGAARHSLRMPQDAVAWAGVEEERIEVSDADLVFVGYGVNAPEAHWDDYKGHDVEGKVLLMLVNDPPSDDPTHFGGKALTYYGRWTYKLEEAARRGAVGVMLIHETEMAGYPWGVVVNSWTGEQMSLPAQGEKSTRFESWIKNQRADELLKAAGSSFQEAREKASSPEFEPIDLPFKVSVAFDNAIRRAEAPNVLAKLEGSDPELKEQVVIVTSHYDHLGKAEATVDFRNQDDLIYNGAFDNASGTAALLEMARVMVSWPHERRPKRSVIFAAVTAEEQGLLGSQYYAQNPLVPLSETQANINIDGVNVWGPAEDIVAMGAERSTLEPLVQQVAGEMEMTLSPDPSPEKGYYFRSDHFNFVKVGVPSVYLDMGLQFRDKPDDWGRKLMEDYVANHYHQPSDEFDPEWPLTGALQLMEFTMKVIERVGNAEDMMQWREGDPFYEMRRRQLQAGS, translated from the coding sequence ATGGCAAGAAATCCAGCGACATCTGTTTATCGAGTATTGGCCCTGACGGCCCTGTTGGCCCTTCTGGCCTGGGCCTGCCAGACGTCTGAACCAGCCGAGACGCTTTCCAAAGAAAGCTATTCGGAATACCTGCGAACCCTTTCTGGCGACGAATACGAGGGACGAGCCCCGGCAACGCCCGGAGGCAGCAAGGCGGCCGAATACATCCGGGACAAGTTCCAGGCCTTCGGACTGCAGCCCGTCAACGGCGACTCCTTTTATCAGCAGGTGTCGCTGGTTGGCATGACGGCTTCCTCCGACCTGACCCTCGAGATCGGCGGCGCGGCCCGGCACAGCCTGCGGATGCCTCAGGACGCGGTGGCCTGGGCGGGAGTCGAAGAAGAGCGCATCGAGGTTTCCGATGCCGATTTGGTCTTCGTCGGCTACGGCGTCAACGCTCCCGAGGCCCATTGGGACGATTACAAGGGGCACGATGTCGAGGGCAAGGTGCTGCTCATGCTGGTCAACGACCCGCCTTCCGACGATCCCACCCATTTCGGCGGCAAGGCCCTGACCTACTACGGACGCTGGACCTACAAGCTGGAGGAAGCCGCCCGCCGGGGAGCCGTGGGCGTCATGCTCATCCACGAAACCGAGATGGCCGGCTACCCCTGGGGCGTGGTGGTCAATTCCTGGACGGGAGAGCAAATGTCGCTGCCGGCTCAGGGCGAGAAGAGCACCCGCTTCGAGTCGTGGATCAAGAACCAGCGTGCCGACGAACTCCTGAAAGCGGCCGGAAGCAGCTTCCAGGAAGCCCGCGAGAAGGCGTCCTCCCCCGAATTCGAGCCCATCGACCTGCCTTTCAAGGTCTCGGTGGCTTTCGACAACGCCATCCGCAGGGCCGAGGCCCCCAACGTCTTGGCCAAGCTTGAAGGGTCCGATCCCGAACTCAAGGAGCAGGTGGTGATCGTCACTTCCCACTACGATCACCTGGGCAAGGCCGAGGCCACGGTCGACTTCCGCAACCAGGACGATCTCATCTACAACGGGGCCTTCGACAATGCCTCGGGTACGGCGGCTCTCCTCGAAATGGCCCGGGTGATGGTCTCCTGGCCTCACGAGCGCCGGCCCAAGCGAAGCGTCATCTTCGCCGCCGTCACGGCCGAAGAGCAGGGATTGCTGGGATCTCAATACTACGCCCAGAACCCGCTCGTTCCGCTTTCCGAAACTCAGGCCAACATCAACATCGACGGCGTCAACGTGTGGGGACCGGCCGAGGACATCGTGGCCATGGGCGCCGAGCGCTCCACCCTGGAGCCGCTGGTGCAGCAGGTGGCCGGGGAAATGGAGATGACCCTCTCCCCCGATCCTTCTCCGGAGAAGGGCTATTACTTCCGTTCCGACCATTTCAACTTCGTCAAGGTGGGCGTCCCTTCGGTCTATCTCGACATGGGATTGCAGTTCCGCGACAAGCCTGACGATTGGGGCAGGAAGTTGATGGAGGACTACGTTGCCAACCACTATCATCAGCCCAGCGACGAGTTCGATCCCGAGTGGCCGCTGACGGGGGCGCTGCAACTGATGGAATTCACCATGAAGGTGATCGAGCGGGTGGGCAATGCCGAGGATATGATGCAGTGGCGGGAAGGCGACCCCTTCTACGAAATGCGCCGCCGGCAACTGCAAGCCGGTTCCTGA
- a CDS encoding ABC transporter permease has translation MTAFWQDVKLSLRWMLRKPGFTLMITGMLALGIAGNTVIFNIYSGLFMRPLPLPAPERLVDLDEKAPQWNLEYVGISDPDFHVWRRDNQTFELISVWDDSTFNLATEGDAERVRGLETTHDLAALLGYRPVLGRNFTPEEDQVGGEKVVLLSHGMWQRLYGGREDVLGETLRLDDTPYEIIGVLPREAVFPDAVDLWIPLQSDPTSQDGWYLDGIGRLKPGVTIEQARQDLTRVHKGQVEQRSVNDITSPRLTPLRERYLGDVRAVTMLLLGAVGLVLLIACANVAGLMLARGASRTREMGIRLSLGASRTRIMRQLLTESLLYSLLGGVLGGLAGWAGLRAVVALMADRMPAWVAFSFDWRFLLFFVAVLLSTAVLFGLMPSFQSTRLNVQQVIRDSALRAGASAGGRRTLNGLVVAELALAFVLLIGAGLLFRTFAGLQEVDPGFQVSNILTYGVSLSPQRHSEDEQIRAFFQELIERSKALPGVVSAGAVSSTPLGGHWGNFFEAEGAPERGEDEANPVVLFRVATPDYFETMGIRVKSGRWFEESEGLEENEVVVINESMARLHWPNQDAVGKRIRGGGGRDWMTVVGVAHDTKHYGLDQDMRPGVFVPFRQFSIPRMTMVLRTSVDPNTLVEPSRRLVRELDASLPIYNVATMAERLDRSLYIRRAYSWVFGLFAAVALILALGGVYGVISYAVSQQTHEIGIRMALGARRAHVMGQVLGNGLKLLAVGLVLGLAGAMAAGELMSGLLLNVSSLDAVTYGAVTLLLALAATLATLAPARRAATIDPLLALRQD, from the coding sequence ATGACGGCATTTTGGCAAGACGTGAAGTTGTCGCTGCGTTGGATGTTGCGCAAGCCGGGTTTCACCCTGATGATCACGGGCATGCTGGCGCTGGGGATCGCCGGCAACACGGTCATCTTCAACATCTACAGCGGACTCTTCATGCGTCCCCTGCCGCTGCCCGCTCCCGAACGGCTGGTCGACCTGGACGAGAAAGCCCCTCAGTGGAACCTGGAATACGTGGGCATTTCCGACCCGGACTTCCACGTCTGGCGGCGTGACAACCAGACCTTCGAGCTGATTTCGGTGTGGGACGATTCCACCTTCAACCTGGCCACCGAAGGCGACGCCGAGCGGGTGCGCGGACTGGAGACCACCCACGACCTGGCGGCGCTGCTGGGCTACCGCCCGGTGCTGGGACGCAATTTCACTCCTGAAGAAGACCAGGTGGGCGGCGAGAAAGTCGTGCTCTTGAGCCACGGCATGTGGCAGCGCCTTTACGGCGGACGCGAAGACGTGCTGGGCGAGACCCTGAGACTCGACGACACCCCCTACGAAATCATCGGCGTGCTGCCCAGAGAAGCCGTCTTCCCCGACGCCGTCGACCTGTGGATACCGCTGCAGTCCGACCCCACCTCCCAGGACGGCTGGTACCTGGACGGCATCGGACGCCTCAAGCCGGGCGTCACCATCGAGCAGGCCCGCCAGGACCTGACCCGCGTCCACAAGGGCCAGGTCGAGCAGCGTTCGGTCAACGACATCACCTCGCCCCGCCTGACGCCGCTGCGCGAGCGCTATCTGGGCGACGTGCGGGCCGTGACCATGCTGCTTCTGGGAGCGGTGGGACTTGTGCTGCTGATCGCCTGTGCCAACGTGGCCGGGCTGATGCTGGCCCGCGGCGCCTCGCGGACGCGCGAAATGGGCATCCGCCTCTCGCTGGGCGCCAGCCGCACGCGCATCATGCGCCAGTTGCTCACCGAAAGCCTGCTCTACTCGCTCTTGGGCGGTGTCCTCGGCGGACTGGCCGGCTGGGCCGGACTGCGCGCTGTGGTGGCCCTGATGGCGGACCGCATGCCCGCATGGGTGGCCTTCAGCTTCGACTGGCGCTTCCTGCTCTTTTTCGTGGCCGTGCTGCTCTCAACGGCGGTGCTCTTCGGACTCATGCCCTCCTTTCAGTCGACCCGCCTCAACGTGCAGCAGGTGATCCGCGACTCGGCCCTGCGGGCGGGCGCTTCGGCAGGCGGACGGCGCACCCTCAACGGACTGGTGGTGGCCGAACTGGCGCTGGCCTTCGTGCTGCTGATCGGGGCCGGACTGCTTTTCCGCACCTTCGCCGGACTGCAAGAGGTCGATCCGGGATTTCAGGTGTCCAACATCCTCACCTATGGCGTTTCCCTATCTCCCCAGAGGCATTCCGAGGACGAACAGATCCGGGCCTTTTTTCAGGAATTGATCGAACGCAGCAAGGCCCTTCCCGGAGTCGTCTCGGCGGGCGCCGTCTCATCCACGCCGCTGGGAGGCCACTGGGGCAATTTCTTCGAAGCCGAGGGAGCGCCCGAACGCGGCGAGGACGAAGCCAATCCAGTGGTCCTCTTCAGGGTAGCCACCCCCGATTACTTCGAAACCATGGGCATCCGCGTGAAATCCGGACGCTGGTTCGAGGAGAGCGAAGGCCTTGAGGAAAACGAGGTGGTGGTGATCAACGAGAGCATGGCCCGCCTCCACTGGCCCAATCAGGATGCCGTAGGCAAACGCATCCGGGGCGGGGGCGGACGCGACTGGATGACGGTGGTGGGCGTGGCCCACGACACCAAGCACTATGGACTGGACCAAGACATGAGACCGGGCGTCTTCGTGCCTTTCCGGCAATTCAGCATCCCTCGCATGACCATGGTGCTGCGCACCTCGGTCGATCCCAACACCCTGGTCGAGCCCTCGCGCCGGCTGGTGCGCGAACTCGACGCCTCACTGCCCATCTACAATGTGGCCACCATGGCCGAAAGGCTGGACCGCTCGCTCTATATCCGCCGGGCCTATTCCTGGGTCTTCGGACTCTTCGCTGCAGTGGCGCTGATCTTGGCACTGGGCGGCGTCTACGGAGTGATCTCCTACGCCGTCAGCCAGCAGACCCACGAAATCGGCATCCGCATGGCGCTGGGCGCCCGCCGCGCCCACGTCATGGGACAGGTTCTGGGCAACGGACTCAAGCTGCTGGCGGTGGGACTGGTCTTGGGCCTTGCCGGCGCCATGGCCGCCGGAGAACTGATGTCGGGCCTGCTGCTCAACGTCAGCTCCCTGGACGCCGTCACCTACGGCGCCGTAACGCTGCTGCTGGCCCTGGCCGCCACCTTGGCCACCCTGGCCCCCGCCCGCCGCGCCGCCACCATAGACCCCCTCCTGGCCCTGCGCCAGGACTGA
- a CDS encoding DUF4007 family protein, whose amino-acid sequence MAVFFHGNYGMHRGRMARMVGRLRRFPEATHREIGEFFGYSQAYSARYRSWLHKCGMVLPGRPFELTEWGRVVVEHDRALESQATQWFLHWELVTHPTRAQVWHRFWHDFLDDRSFFQEPQLLRYIADFLRGLSEEEPPGDDRMARSVLNKLIESYTAPQALGQLGLVVTDGDRFLKGAPHIRGPWKTPEEWVAEYETSQSR is encoded by the coding sequence ATGGCTGTTTTCTTTCATGGCAACTATGGGATGCACCGGGGGCGGATGGCGCGGATGGTGGGGCGGTTGAGGAGGTTTCCTGAGGCTACCCACCGCGAGATCGGGGAGTTCTTCGGGTATTCGCAAGCCTATTCAGCCCGCTACCGCAGTTGGCTGCACAAGTGCGGGATGGTGCTGCCGGGACGGCCCTTTGAACTGACCGAATGGGGACGGGTCGTCGTCGAGCACGACCGGGCCCTGGAAAGCCAGGCGACCCAGTGGTTCCTACACTGGGAGCTGGTCACTCATCCCACCCGGGCCCAGGTTTGGCACCGCTTCTGGCATGACTTCCTGGACGACCGGAGCTTTTTTCAGGAGCCGCAGTTGCTGAGATACATCGCCGACTTCCTCAGGGGCCTCAGCGAGGAAGAACCCCCCGGCGACGACCGCATGGCCCGCTCGGTCCTCAACAAACTCATCGAAAGCTACACGGCCCCTCAAGCCCTGGGCCAACTGGGACTGGTGGTGACAGACGGCGACCGTTTTCTCAAAGGCGCTCCTCACATTCGAGGTCCCTGGAAAACGCCCGAGGAATGGGTGGCCGAATACGAAACGAGTCAATCGCGCTGA
- the rpiB gene encoding ribose 5-phosphate isomerase B: MAKIILEEDLRDVPEGGTFSVPAGAVVTDLAREAAEKRSITLQESTGGTIALGADHGGFAMKEEVKKLLRELGHEVHDVGVFDESPADYPEVAYQVALAVSQGRCRWGIMVDGAGIGSCMAANKVPGVRAALCYDEATARNSRQHNYANVLTLGGRMISSQAMETIVRTWLETPYGEARHGRRVDKIMDIESKYLR, translated from the coding sequence CTTGAAGAGGACTTGCGGGACGTGCCCGAGGGCGGGACTTTTTCCGTACCGGCGGGAGCCGTCGTTACCGATTTGGCGCGCGAGGCGGCTGAAAAGCGCTCCATCACCCTGCAAGAGTCGACGGGCGGCACCATCGCCCTGGGCGCCGATCATGGCGGCTTCGCCATGAAGGAAGAGGTCAAGAAGCTGCTGCGGGAACTGGGCCATGAAGTGCATGACGTGGGGGTTTTCGACGAGTCCCCCGCCGACTATCCCGAGGTGGCCTACCAGGTGGCGCTGGCCGTATCGCAGGGACGCTGCCGCTGGGGCATCATGGTGGACGGTGCCGGCATCGGATCCTGCATGGCGGCCAACAAGGTGCCGGGCGTGCGGGCGGCCCTCTGTTACGACGAGGCCACGGCCCGCAACAGCCGTCAGCACAACTACGCCAACGTGCTCACCCTGGGCGGACGCATGATTTCGAGCCAAGCCATGGAAACCATCGTCCGCACTTGGCTGGAAACCCCTTACGGCGAGGCGCGCCATGGCCGCCGCGTCGACAAGATCATGGACATCGAAAGTAAGTACCTGCGTTGA
- a CDS encoding nucleic acid-binding protein, whose amino-acid sequence MSRTIFADTFYWIALAKPTDPAHAGACSLRESMTDASLLTTDEVLVEYLAYFSATPAHVRLRVALSVRSILNDPVIDVVPQDRETFLAGLDYFQARLDKHYSLTDCIAMLTMRKRGVTAVLTNDRHFAQEGFRLLFDGGPG is encoded by the coding sequence ATGAGTAGGACCATCTTCGCGGACACCTTCTACTGGATCGCCCTAGCCAAGCCCACAGATCCAGCTCATGCTGGCGCCTGCAGCCTAAGGGAGAGCATGACGGATGCCAGTCTCCTGACAACTGATGAGGTGCTGGTCGAGTATTTGGCTTACTTCTCGGCGACGCCCGCCCATGTGAGACTACGGGTGGCCCTAAGTGTCAGGAGTATCCTCAACGACCCTGTCATTGACGTTGTCCCCCAAGATCGGGAGACCTTCCTGGCCGGTCTCGACTACTTCCAGGCCCGCCTGGACAAGCACTACAGCCTCACCGACTGCATCGCCATGCTAACCATGCGCAAACGCGGCGTCACCGCCGTCCTGACCAACGACCGCCACTTCGCCCAGGAAGGTTTCCGGCTCCTCTTCGACGGCGGACCGGGCTAG
- a CDS encoding TAXI family TRAP transporter solute-binding subunit: MAGSWHIFIRSCLIAALLWAAFLGRAGPLAGGQETGRAIHFCSGRPAGNYNRLAQQIARHPFMSDFQLEVKTTQGSYDNTGMLRSGECDIALVQNDVAAAEHLNGRPYRALASLYDEIVHVAARRELGFDQISDLVYSEKSLRIGIGELGSGSASHALMILDELNLLSRKAEGPPWETLYIRLGEALEELRFRNLDVVFVTSAVPVTSLVEASQQDMITLLEIDQNIIQSLRSKQPYLSLCEIPYDVYSGKRNIASLGLRALLVLGREVPADVVAPLLEAVYDLPGHEGLPFLADLTPLTGLSDITIPIHPSSRRYHEEHRAELARLVQEYKDYLMPVIILLIPFLLLRSRTALFIHQFTLGRILVLLVCVWLGGASTMFIVEGSKNSAFDSFGKSAIAILHYLFSGLESKYPITPAGTVVSILILSLGAAVVALFTATIVSILVEQAFGIQRLRTKPRLFKLRDHVIIAGWSKRSERLIRHLRSGDLAKKPPIAVITSDSSKTTVRNRHHFKNVWVVEGRPCQKSTLARANATTAKFALLLSDDPGSEESELQNVASTLAIEALKPSVYTMAEANSHKTEEHLKSCRVNQVVNVSDLSEKLVSQSVITPRVMGVYDELLTFARQSQEIYFLPLNRDLANSTFGQIQRQLPRSRDAIAVGFRRNRVQIVLNPRKFPESNDHPGAHTRLSPEDELIIMADTASALRKPAWQRLWRKLRKETSGGKVMSTIDQLQLPKRSIERQDIRIGICGWNPGSRDIITQLQAPIIRRRYRYSFKVICPMTAPGVAESDKSGAPEDVSFVFGDPLKREVLKNAGVEDFRTLVILADRSSREAAKYSDHRSLMVALAARDLKGDIHLVVEVLESENREHFERLKNAEIVSVEDLAEKIMAQSVISPGITEVFERLLTASMDSNEIYLTPVPEEWLGCKFRNLYQKIVDSREEVCLLGYESLTSAGERVLVLNPSRDRRMRRGTVNWQQYEFKEGDSLILMAYELPDW; the protein is encoded by the coding sequence ATGGCTGGAAGCTGGCACATTTTCATCAGGAGCTGCCTTATAGCGGCCCTGCTGTGGGCGGCGTTTCTCGGCAGGGCCGGGCCACTTGCAGGCGGGCAGGAGACGGGGCGGGCGATCCACTTCTGTTCCGGGCGTCCCGCCGGCAACTACAACCGGCTGGCGCAACAGATCGCCCGTCACCCCTTCATGTCCGACTTTCAACTCGAGGTCAAAACCACTCAAGGATCCTATGACAACACCGGCATGCTGCGTTCGGGGGAATGCGACATTGCGCTGGTGCAGAATGACGTAGCCGCGGCCGAGCACCTCAACGGACGCCCCTATCGAGCGCTGGCCTCACTTTACGACGAAATCGTACACGTGGCGGCTCGCCGCGAGTTGGGATTCGACCAGATAAGCGATCTCGTCTACTCCGAGAAGTCGCTGCGGATAGGAATCGGTGAGCTAGGCAGCGGTTCCGCTTCACACGCCTTGATGATACTCGACGAGTTGAATCTGCTAAGCCGCAAGGCGGAAGGGCCGCCTTGGGAAACTCTCTACATCCGCCTGGGCGAAGCCCTCGAAGAACTCAGATTCCGCAACCTCGACGTGGTCTTCGTGACCTCCGCCGTTCCGGTCACCTCGCTGGTGGAAGCCTCTCAGCAAGACATGATCACCTTGCTGGAAATCGACCAGAACATCATCCAGAGCCTGAGAAGCAAGCAGCCTTACTTGAGCCTTTGCGAGATCCCCTACGATGTCTACTCGGGAAAGCGCAATATCGCTTCCCTGGGCCTCAGGGCGTTGCTGGTCCTGGGGCGTGAGGTGCCGGCGGACGTCGTGGCGCCTTTGCTCGAAGCTGTTTACGATCTGCCGGGCCACGAGGGACTCCCGTTCCTGGCTGACCTGACGCCCCTGACAGGGCTATCCGACATCACCATTCCAATCCACCCGTCTTCACGGCGCTACCACGAAGAGCATCGGGCCGAACTGGCAAGGCTGGTCCAGGAATATAAGGACTACTTGATGCCAGTCATCATTCTGTTGATTCCATTCCTGCTGCTGCGTTCCCGGACTGCACTCTTTATCCATCAGTTTACGCTGGGGCGCATCCTGGTTTTGCTGGTCTGCGTGTGGCTGGGCGGGGCTTCCACCATGTTCATCGTCGAAGGGTCAAAGAACAGCGCCTTCGATTCTTTCGGCAAGTCAGCCATCGCCATCCTCCATTACCTGTTCAGCGGACTCGAGTCCAAGTATCCCATCACGCCCGCGGGAACGGTGGTTTCCATCCTCATCCTGAGTTTGGGTGCGGCGGTGGTCGCGCTCTTCACCGCCACCATCGTTTCGATTTTGGTGGAGCAAGCCTTCGGGATACAGCGGCTGAGAACCAAACCCCGCCTTTTCAAGTTGCGCGATCACGTCATCATCGCCGGCTGGTCGAAACGGAGCGAGCGTCTAATCCGTCACTTGCGCAGCGGCGACCTTGCCAAAAAACCGCCCATCGCGGTCATCACCTCGGACTCATCGAAGACCACTGTCCGCAACCGCCATCACTTCAAAAACGTATGGGTCGTGGAAGGCAGGCCATGCCAAAAGTCCACTCTGGCCAGGGCCAATGCAACCACGGCCAAGTTCGCCCTGCTGCTCAGCGACGATCCCGGCAGCGAGGAATCGGAGCTGCAAAACGTGGCCAGCACACTGGCCATCGAGGCCCTGAAGCCGTCCGTATACACCATGGCCGAGGCCAACAGCCACAAAACCGAAGAGCACCTGAAGTCCTGCCGGGTCAATCAAGTCGTCAATGTCAGCGATCTCTCAGAGAAACTCGTGAGCCAATCGGTGATTACTCCCCGCGTCATGGGCGTCTATGACGAACTGCTGACTTTTGCCCGGCAGTCGCAAGAGATTTACTTCCTGCCCCTCAACCGGGATCTGGCGAACTCGACCTTCGGCCAGATTCAGCGTCAGCTTCCCCGTTCGCGGGACGCCATCGCAGTAGGATTCCGCCGGAACAGGGTGCAAATCGTACTGAACCCGCGCAAGTTCCCGGAATCGAACGACCATCCGGGAGCCCATACCCGACTCAGCCCCGAGGACGAACTCATCATCATGGCCGACACGGCCTCGGCTCTGCGAAAGCCGGCTTGGCAGAGGCTTTGGCGGAAACTGCGGAAAGAAACCAGCGGAGGGAAAGTCATGTCAACCATCGATCAGCTTCAACTCCCCAAACGGTCAATAGAAAGGCAGGACATAAGAATCGGCATTTGCGGCTGGAACCCCGGTTCTCGGGACATCATTACCCAGTTGCAGGCTCCGATTATTCGACGCCGCTACAGGTATTCCTTCAAAGTTATCTGCCCCATGACCGCTCCCGGCGTGGCTGAGTCCGATAAAAGCGGCGCGCCTGAAGATGTCAGCTTTGTATTCGGAGATCCCCTCAAGCGAGAGGTCCTGAAAAACGCGGGAGTGGAGGACTTCAGGACCCTGGTCATCCTGGCTGATCGAAGCTCGCGCGAAGCTGCCAAATACAGCGACCACCGAAGTCTGATGGTGGCTCTCGCGGCCAGGGATCTTAAAGGAGACATTCACTTGGTGGTCGAGGTGCTGGAATCCGAGAACCGGGAGCACTTCGAACGGCTCAAGAACGCCGAGATCGTCTCGGTCGAGGATCTTGCTGAAAAAATCATGGCTCAAAGCGTCATCAGTCCGGGCATCACCGAGGTCTTCGAGCGACTCCTCACCGCCTCCATGGACAGCAACGAGATTTACCTCACGCCTGTGCCGGAGGAGTGGCTGGGATGCAAGTTTCGAAATCTCTACCAGAAAATCGTCGATTCAAGGGAAGAAGTCTGTCTGTTGGGTTACGAGTCCCTGACTTCTGCCGGCGAACGAGTCCTAGTGCTGAATCCCAGCCGCGACCGACGCATGCGCAGGGGAACAGTCAACTGGCAGCAATACGAGTTTAAGGAAGGAGATTCCTTGATCCTCATGGCCTACGAACTTCCCGACTGGTAG
- a CDS encoding ABC-F family ATP-binding cassette domain-containing protein: MIFRLDNVAKEFGTQLLFREVTAQCNEGERIGLIGRNGTGKTTLFDLIEGKEKPDQGRVSRSSGLEVGRIAQIPDFQPGNSVRQEALRVFEHFRQMEERVAQLEHDMAGGELSEQLAREYDQLRSRLHLHGGYDYEARTEAVLLGIGFPKDLVDAPWERLSGGQKNRLLVAQTLLSPSDLLLLDEPTNHLDLKAILWLTEYLRGLPEAYIVVSHDRRFLDDVTDRTWELEGKRLHLYSGSFSKARKEREQRMAQREAEYQRQQEWKSKTEDFIRRNIYGQKTKQAQSRRKKLERTEWLEAPQRDDAVLHLKISEGRRGGAQTFTLRDADLGYPSKTVLRGVSLSVRRGERLGLVGSNGSGKTTLLKTLAGDLPVLDGDFEWGPNNDLAYYSQEPELGNRDETVYDVLRRLDPRTTDEELRNFAALFLFRGNDIEKPLGALSGGERSRLALAGLVYESANVLIMDEPTNHLDIASREALERMLSTYKGTLLVVSHDLYFLGNVVDQFYWLHDGGLHPLKSLSDLHYDDPLAAGNGRPARDVTKAAQPDRVNSAPKSKLSKNRLRKMRREVENLEAKVAHLESEKSRLEDLLQDPQRSYEDLQELSQSHAQVDRQLTDLYWKWEEKAEELARQES; the protein is encoded by the coding sequence ATGATTTTCCGTCTAGACAACGTCGCCAAAGAGTTCGGCACTCAGTTGCTCTTCCGCGAAGTCACGGCCCAGTGCAACGAAGGTGAGCGCATCGGTCTGATCGGACGCAACGGCACCGGCAAGACCACCCTCTTCGACCTGATCGAGGGGAAGGAGAAACCCGACCAGGGACGCGTCAGCCGCTCCTCCGGGCTGGAAGTGGGGCGCATCGCGCAGATTCCCGATTTCCAGCCCGGCAACAGCGTGCGCCAGGAGGCTCTGCGCGTTTTCGAGCACTTCCGCCAGATGGAAGAGCGGGTCGCCCAGCTCGAGCACGACATGGCCGGGGGTGAGCTGTCCGAGCAGTTGGCCCGCGAATACGACCAGTTGCGCAGCCGGCTTCACCTCCACGGCGGATACGATTACGAGGCCCGCACCGAGGCCGTACTGCTGGGCATCGGCTTCCCCAAGGACCTGGTCGACGCTCCCTGGGAACGCCTCTCGGGAGGACAGAAAAACCGCCTGCTGGTGGCTCAGACATTGCTCTCTCCCAGCGATCTGCTGCTGCTCGACGAGCCCACAAACCATCTCGACCTTAAGGCCATCCTGTGGCTGACCGAGTATCTGCGGGGACTGCCCGAAGCTTACATCGTGGTCAGCCATGACCGCCGCTTTCTCGACGACGTCACCGACCGGACCTGGGAGCTGGAAGGCAAGCGGCTGCATCTCTACTCGGGCTCTTTCAGCAAGGCGCGCAAAGAGCGCGAGCAGCGCATGGCCCAGCGCGAGGCCGAGTACCAGCGGCAGCAGGAATGGAAGTCCAAGACCGAGGACTTTATCCGGCGCAACATCTACGGGCAGAAGACCAAGCAGGCCCAGTCGCGCCGCAAGAAGCTGGAAAGGACCGAGTGGCTGGAGGCGCCCCAGCGGGACGATGCCGTCCTCCACCTCAAGATATCGGAAGGACGCCGGGGCGGGGCCCAGACCTTCACTTTGCGAGATGCCGATCTGGGCTACCCGTCCAAGACGGTGCTGCGCGGCGTGTCGTTGAGCGTCCGGCGGGGTGAGCGCCTGGGGCTGGTGGGCTCCAACGGCAGCGGCAAGACCACTTTGCTCAAAACCCTGGCGGGCGACCTGCCCGTGCTTGACGGCGACTTCGAGTGGGGACCGAACAACGACCTGGCCTACTACTCTCAGGAGCCCGAGTTGGGCAACAGGGACGAGACCGTCTACGACGTCCTGCGCCGGCTCGACCCCCGCACCACCGACGAAGAACTGCGCAACTTCGCGGCTCTCTTTCTCTTCCGGGGCAACGACATCGAAAAGCCTCTGGGAGCTCTCAGCGGAGGCGAGCGCAGTCGTCTGGCCCTGGCGGGACTGGTCTACGAGTCGGCCAACGTCCTCATCATGGACGAGCCCACCAACCACCTCGACATCGCCAGCCGCGAGGCCCTGGAACGGATGCTCTCCACCTACAAGGGCACTTTGCTGGTGGTCTCCCACGATCTCTACTTCCTGGGCAACGTGGTCGACCAGTTCTACTGGCTTCACGACGGCGGCCTGCACCCCCTCAAGTCCCTCAGCGACCTCCACTACGACGACCCTCTGGCGGCGGGAAACGGGAGACCAGCGCGGGACGTGACCAAGGCTGCTCAGCCTGACCGCGTCAACTCAGCGCCCAAGTCGAAACTCTCCAAGAACCGCCTTCGCAAAATGCGCCGGGAGGTCGAGAACCTGGAAGCCAAAGTGGCCCATCTGGAATCGGAAAAATCCCGTCTCGAAGATCTCCTCCAAGACCCTCAACGGTCCTACGAAGATCTCCAGGAGCTCTCTCAGTCCCACGCCCAAGTCGATCGGCAGTTAACCGACCTCTACTGGAAGTGGGAAGAAAAAGCCGAAGAACTGGCCCGCCAGGAGTCCTGA